From Candidatus Babeliales bacterium:
AACATCATGGATATCCATTGAAGTAACTGAAGTGGTACCAACTTCATCGTTAGGCAATAAAACATCAGTATGCATTAATACTATATAATGAGGCGGTATAAAATGCTTGCTTTGTATTTTTTCTTGTTTATCAAGAGGCCAATTTCTCAGCCAATTAAAATGATGTTTTACCGTCTTTTTTATCGCTTTTTCATGGCGCCATTGTTCAATTGCCGCATGATTACCAGAACGCACAATATCAGGAACCTTGAGCCCTTTCCATTCAATCGGTGCGGTATATTCAGGATAATCTACAAATGGACCATAAAAAGATTCTTGTTCTACCGATTCCTGTTTACCTACTATTTGCGGAATAAGACGCAAAAAACCTTCTAATACCAGCATTGCCGGGAGATCTCCACCCATAACCACAAAATCGCCAATGGAAAGCGTCATATCTGCATAATGCTCTTCTACGCGCGCATCCATGCCTTCATATCTGCCCGCAATAAACATCACATGTTTTTTTTGCTGCAAGATATTGGCCAATTGTTTGAGCACTTTCTGGTTTACTTTCTGGCCTTGAGGAGAAAAAAACACCTTGAATGCTGGGCCGACTTGCTCTTCTTGCTTATTAATAGCTTTTTCAACTACATCTGGGCGAATAAGCATACCTGCACCAGGGCCAAAGGTTGGCGCATCAATACGCTCTTTTGGCTCAACAAAAGAAAAAAAACTTTCCAGGTTAACCTGAATAAGCCCTTTTTCCTGCGCACGAGCAATTAAACTTGTTTTTAAAAATTGATTATAGAGTTCTGGAAAAACCGATAGAATAGAAATATTCATTCTTGTGCGATATCTACAAGAATATCTTTTTCACCAGGCTCCACTGCACAAACCATCGCTCGAATTGCTTTAATAATGCGGCCATCTTTGCCAATAACACGCTTAAAATCATCAGGAGCTACTTTGATTTCAATGTTGCTTTTAGGGCCATCATGAAAAACATTTACTTGAACTAGTTTTGGCATTTCTACGAGTTCTTTAATCGCATGTTCAACCAATTGCTTGATCATTATAAACCCTACTCAGCCCTTTGGCTTTTGCGATACTGCTTTTGCAATCTACGAACTGATTCAGTCATAATTGCTCCTTTAGATACCCAATCAGCAATACGGTCTTCATGGAATTGAACCAAGGTATGAGTTGTTGGATTATAAGTTCCTAAATCTTCTAGAAATTCACCATCGCGCTTACGACGTGAATCGATTGCTACAATACGATATTGTGGTGCATGTCTCTTACCAAAACGGGATAACCGTAATTTTACTGCCATTGAAAGCTTCCTTTCATACACTATGTATGATTAAAAAATTAAATATTGGGGAATTTGCCCCTTTTAAAGAGTTTAACAAATTGCTGCATTTGTTCAAATCGAGATAGTAAAACATCTACTTCAGATACTTGAACACCGGCTCCTTTTGCTATTCGCATACGCCGAGAACCATTAAGAATCTTATGATTCAATTGCTCTTTAAGGGTCATCGAGCTAAAAATTACCTTAAATTGCGTTATTTCTTGCTCTGCTTTTGCCATTTGGTCAGCAGAAACTTTTTTTGAGTTAGCACCAGGGATATACTGCATAAGCTGTGAAAATGACCCTAACCTATTCATCATTTCCAGCTGTTTTGCAAAATCAGATAAGGTGAGCGTATCTTTCTTGAACGCTTGCTCCATATCTTCTTGTTCATTTTTTTTAATTTTTTGGTTAGCATGCTCAATCAGACTTTGTACATCACCCATTCCCAAAATGCGTCCTGCTATGCGCTCTGGTCTAAATAATTGTAATTCATCAACTTTTTCACCAGTACCCAAAAATAAAATCGGTTTATTAAGTTCATATTTAAAAGCAAATGCTGCCCCGGCACGAGTCTCACTATCCATTTTGCTTAAAATAACCCCTTCAAAACCTATTGCTTGATCAAATGCTTTGGCAACTTTTAATGATTCTTGGCCAGTCATCGCATCTAATACAAGTAATTTATGTTTGGGTTGCAATGAATTATCAATATTGCGCAATTCTTCAAGCATCGTATTATCAATATGCATGCGACCGGCAGTATCAAGAAAAACTAAATCAAATTTATGCTGTTGTGCATATTTATAAATTTCTTTTGCCGCATCAAATGAATTCTGTGCAGCAGCACGATAAAACTGAACACCAACTTGTTTTGATAATATCTCAAGTTGATCAATAGCTGCTGGACGATAAAAATCTACTGAAGCTAAAAGAACCGCTCGATTTTTAAATTTTTTCTGTTGTTTTATATAATATGTTAATTTTGCGATAGTTGTTGTTTTACCAGATCCTTGTAAACCCATTACTAAAATTAATGATGGCACTTTAAACTCAAAATTATTTTGAACATTGCCTCCCAAAAACAATACTAATTTTTCATGGATAATTTTGGCAAATTGTTCTCCCGCATTAAGCGATTTGAGAACTTTTTTTCCTATAGTTTCTTGCTTAACTTCATTAATAAATTTTTGCACCACATTATAAGGCACATCAGCTTCAATCAATGCATCATGAACTTTACTAATCGTATCGTTCATATTTTTTTCTGATAAATATTTTTGACCCGTAAAATAGGAAAATACTGAAGAAAATTTATTGGTTAAAAAATCAAACATTATCTTACCTTAAAATGCTATTAACAATTTGAGCGATATGCACATCAATAAACTAGAAACCGCTCCATACCCTACCGTTTTGCTATATTTTTTTTCTAAATCGCTACTTTTGCTTTGCATCTCTTTTGATTTTTGATAAAGCCATTCATTTTTTATTTTAAAACTGTCAGCAAATTGCTCCGCATGTTCTGATATTGCATTCGTCAATCTTGCTTCACTCAAAGGGTAGTCATTGTTATTTTGCGTTTTTTTAAATTCTTTGCGCGCTTCATTAGCAGAAACCGCAGCTAATCCAAGCGTACAAAATCCTGCAGCATAATTAAAAATATTCAAAATAACTGCCTGCATTTGACCACTTCCAGCCAAAAGTCCACATAAAATAAGTGATATCATAATCTTTTTTTTCATAATCTAATTCCTTTTTAAAAAAATTATATCTAACTTTAGTGTAATCAATATAAATCTGTTAAACTATATATATGGAGGATTAATTATACTATAAACAAAGCAAAAAAGATATCCCAATGGCAAAAAAATCTACGGATGTACATGAACATCCACGCTTATTAGTAATAGGTGTTCATGCACCATATAACAAAACGAATGATATTGATTCTTATTATGATGAATTTTTGACATTAGTAAGAACAAATCAAGTAGCATATACTGATACCATTTTTTTTAAATTGCGTACTGTTGAGCCCGGTACTTTTGTGACCAAAGGGCATTTAGAAAAAATAAAGCAAATTTGTGAAGAAAAAAAGATAGATGAAGTTTTATTTTCTGAGCCACTTACTCCACAACAAGAACGAAATTTAAGTAACTATCTAGATGTAAGAATATTTGATCGTACACAACTTATTTTAGAAATTTTTGAAAAAGCGGCGGTATCTGCAGAAGGTAAAACGCAAGTTGCTATTGCAATGCTTGAACATCAAAAAAGCCGTCTTGCAGGAAAAGGAAAATTTTTAGCGCAGCAATCTGGTATACTTGGATTGCGTGGTGGATTTGGCGAAACCATGAAAGAACGCGAACGACGCTATCTTGATCAACGCATCATCAGCTTAAAAAAAGAATTAAAAAACCTTGAACAAGTCAGAGAAACTCAGCGAAAACGGCGCATTAAAAGTCAAATACCATTGGTATGTTTAGTTGGTTATACTAATGCTGGTAAATCAACTATTTTAAATGCCTTAACAAAAAGTGATGTGTTGGCTGAAGATAAATTATTCGCCACACTAGATACCACTACCCGAGAATTATATATTAACGGTAAAAAAAAGGGATTAATTTCTGATACCGTTGGCTTTATTCAATTATTACCTCCTCATCTTATTGATGCATTTAAATCAACTCTTCATGAATTGCAGTATGCTGATCTTTTGCTCAATGTAGTCGATATTTCAGATCCAAGTTGGAAATCTCATATTGATGTAGTATTACAAATTTTGCATGAACTCGACATCGATAAAGATATGCTTTTTGTGTTTAATAAAATAGATAAAGTAAATATTAGTCCTGAACTTATTGAGCAAATGAAGCGTTACCAGCCACATGTAGCGGTATCTGCACTTAATAAAAAAGGATTAGCTCCACTAATTGACTATATTGATAGTGTTTTATAAACCACTTTATTTTTTTGTTAAAATTTTTTTACATATTTTATAATCTTGGGAGCTTTATTGTGGTATAATCTTGAAACGCTTAAAAGAGGATCGCTCCATGAAAAAAATATTAATTCCTTTAATATTCATAATTTCACGCACTTGTTTTTCTATGGAAACAAACAAAAGAATATCGCGTAAAGTATCAATTCGAACTATTCCCATTCAAATACCCAAAGAAAATATATCTACTTCTCAAAGCTGGCCTTCAATAGAAGAAAGAAAAAAAATATTTGAATCTAAAATAAAAAAATTAACTAATGAAAAACAACCCCAGAAACCAACTTCAAGACCAAAATCATCTTCTTATTCTGCTTTACCTCCTGTAAAAAGAGAAAAGAGTGAATGTTTTGGTGATGATGCATTTAATGTAAATCAAAAGTTACAAAGACGAAAGTCTCGCAAAAAAATAGAAGAGGAAAACCCTTTTGATACACTAAGATTGAAAGAAAAACATAAACAAGCATCAAAACGTACTTCTTTAATTGATTCTGAACTAAAAAAAGCAGAAGAATATATAAATCAATTACGCCACTCAAAAGAAGAAACTGAAACAGAAGCTAATCAGGTTATGGGAATTCTCGCTTATAAAGAATTGATTAAAAAAAATAAGCCCTAAAATTAGCTTTATTAATGACATTATTTTCTTCCCTGTACAGATTCCAAAAAATAGTGTATACCTTTTAAGAATATTCAATTCTAAAAAAAAGGAGTCTTCATGAAAAAAAGTGCTTATCTTTTTTTTAATATCTTTTCAATTTTCTTTTCTTCTAACTTGAATGCCATGCTAACAAAAGATGTAACATCAGGCATGCCTCGTGAAAAAAAAGAAATTTTGATGGAACCGGATTCTACTCTCACAAAATGGAAAAATTTCGAAGATTGCAAAAAAAAATTTAATCTAGTACACAAGAAAAAAGACGATCGTTGTGAGGCAGCTAAAAAATTAATTTTTGCTGGAATTGCCGTCAAAACTAGCAATCCTTCAAAAATTAGCACGGTAGATACCACGCTAAAAAATATGTATGATAATTTAAATAAAAAAGGCGATCGCCAATCAATTAAAGATACAACTTATGGCTGCGCCGATGAATTGAGTGATACAGAAAAAGAAATATCCGACTATGAAATTGTACGAAAACGCGCACTTCAAAAAATTAGAAATGAAGGTCGCCATACTACACTTTTACAAGAAACAACTTCAGTTAAAAATGATATTTCTAACTTAGAACAAAAAATAATCGAAACAAAAAAGAATCTTGAAAATTTACAAGAACAACGTCGCACAAAATCAGAAAAAGAATTGTATTTATTAAATGAATTGACACTTATTGAACAAGCTAATACTTATTTAGAAAAAGCCCAAGAAAATAAAATTAATAAAATTAATATACAAATTAAAGATTTAAAAGCTCGTTTGTCTGAACTCGATCAACAACATAATGATTTGAACACAAAATTAAATGCTGAAAGAACAGTATTAGACCAACGTATGCAACTTCAAGAAAAAATTCTAAACTTATTGAATACAAGCAATCAATTAAAACAACAATTAACAGAATTAGAAGCAACAAAACAAAAAATGGAAGATCGCAAAAATAATCATACTTACACTTGGTCTGATTATTTTAAATTAAGATAAATTATTAACTTATATCCTCAAAAAGCCGTAGCCAAAAACTACGGCTTTTTTTATTTATCAAATTAAAAAAAAACGTTACACTTACCATTATGAAAACATCAAAAATTTCGTTTGACGAATTTTTTAACAATCATTTAAATGCAGCACAACAAAAAGCGGTTTTACATAAAAAAGGTCCACTTTTAGTTATCGCTGGTGCCGGTTCAGGTAAAACACGTGTTATTACCGCACGTATTCTAAATCTTTTGATTAATGAAAAAATTGATCCGCGTTCAATTATTGCGCTGACTTTTACTAATAAAGCAGCCGGAGAAATGAAAGAACGAATTCATCAATTTTTACCCACCGGCATTAAACCTTTTATAGGCACGTTTCATTCTTATTGCTTACAATTGCTCAAAACAAATGCCAAATTATTAGATTACCCATCATTTACTATTATTGATAGCGATGATCAACAACAGCTGCTTTCAAGCATCATAAAAAAATCTGGTTTTGAAAAACGAATATCGGCTAAGAATTTATCTTATCAACTCAGTATGTATAAAAATAGTGCGGTTAGCTCGCAAACTGAACATCTGTTTACCGACCCTTCAATTCGTGAATTGTTAATCGAATATGAACGAGAAAAAAAAGCAAGTAAGTGTCTTGATTTTGATGATTTATTATTGGAAGTGCTCACATTATTTAAAAAAAATTCTGAATTTGTTACTCAGCATCAAGAAACAATTCGTCATATTTTAGTTGATGAATATCAAGATACCAACATTACGCAACATGCATTACTTAAAGCAATGGCAAAACAAAAAAACAAACTCATTATTGATTCTTTATGTGCAGTCGGCGATGAAGATCAATCAATTTATTCATGGCGTGGTGCTACGGTAGAAAACATGCTACATTTTAGCAAAGATTTTGCAAAAACTACATTGATAAAAATTGAACAAAATTATCGCTCAGTTCAACCAATTTTAGAAATTGCAAACCAAGTTATTAATCATAATCAGCAACGAAATCCCAAAAATTTATGGTCTGAAAAAAAGGCAAAAAATCGTATACATATTGTTCGTTGCATGTCTGGTTATCAAGAGAGTGAAGTAATTGCTGAATTCCTTAAGCAATTGGAAAAAAAAGATACAGTGAATTCATGTGCCATTTTATATCGTGCACATTATCAATCACGAACACTTGAAGAAGCATTAATTCGCCACTCAATTCCTTATAAAATTATTGGTGGTATTCAATTTTATGAACGAAAAGAAATTAAAGATATTTTGGCCTATTTACGATTAATTGCTAATCCATTTGATCGCATCTCTTTTTTCCGCGCCATTAACTGCCCATTACGCGGTCTTGGTGATAAATTTCAAGAACTATTTTATAACCGTTGGAATGAACAACCGTTTCATACATTTATTGATTGTGCACAAGAACTTATTAAAACAGATTCGGTTGCGGGTGTTAAACAAGCCGCACTTGCTTCATTTACACGAACTTTTGAAGAATATAGTATCTATGATGGCCCACATAAAACTATTGAAAGTATTGTAGCTAAAATTAATTATTTTGGTTATTTGAAAAATGCTTTTGATAAAGAAGATGCAGAAACAAAAACTGAAAATATTAAAGAGCTTATTCGAGCAGCGCATCACTTTGAACAAATTGGCATCAATACTATTGAGCTATTTTTGGCAGAAGTAGCCTTAATGCAAGAAAAAATGCACAAACAAGAAGAAACTGAAAATACGGTAAAACTCATGACCTTACATGCTGCAAAAGGCTTAGAGTTTGATACTATTGTATTATCAGGATTAGAAGAAGGAATATTCCCTAGTTTTCGTTCAATTAATGATCCTTCTTGCATTGAAGAAGAACGACGGCTTTTTTATGTTGGTATTACCCGTGCAAAAGAACGTTTACTTTTAACAAATGCTCGTTATCGTAATTCATTTGGCAATATGACTGATCAATTACCGTCTCGTTTTTTAGATGAAGTGCCAAATCATTTAGCACCTACTATTGATACATCACATTGGAATAATATTCAAATCCAAGCATTTTTTTCTGATTGGCTTGGCAATAAAACATCTTCTAGTGTATTAACTTTTAATACTTTAACGCAAAACCTTACAGAAAAAATAAAAAAATCATCTTCATCAAAAAGCTTGAAATCAGCTACTTTTTGGCAAAAAAATCAAACGGTAAAACATATAAAATTCGGCGTTGGTATTATCAAAAAAGTTGAAGAACAAGGCAAAGATAAAGTATTTATTACGGCACTTTTTAAATCTGGCATCAAAAAAATTGATTCTTCCTTTCTTTCTTCATAACCTACCCACCCCTGAAAAACCTGTATTTAAGCATCTTTCTATTGAACTTGCCGCTCTATATATAGTATATTTGAAAATAAGA
This genomic window contains:
- a CDS encoding KH domain-containing protein, producing MIKQLVEHAIKELVEMPKLVQVNVFHDGPKSNIEIKVAPDDFKRVIGKDGRIIKAIRAMVCAVEPGEKDILVDIAQE
- a CDS encoding UvrD-helicase domain-containing protein, with translation MKTSKISFDEFFNNHLNAAQQKAVLHKKGPLLVIAGAGSGKTRVITARILNLLINEKIDPRSIIALTFTNKAAGEMKERIHQFLPTGIKPFIGTFHSYCLQLLKTNAKLLDYPSFTIIDSDDQQQLLSSIIKKSGFEKRISAKNLSYQLSMYKNSAVSSQTEHLFTDPSIRELLIEYEREKKASKCLDFDDLLLEVLTLFKKNSEFVTQHQETIRHILVDEYQDTNITQHALLKAMAKQKNKLIIDSLCAVGDEDQSIYSWRGATVENMLHFSKDFAKTTLIKIEQNYRSVQPILEIANQVINHNQQRNPKNLWSEKKAKNRIHIVRCMSGYQESEVIAEFLKQLEKKDTVNSCAILYRAHYQSRTLEEALIRHSIPYKIIGGIQFYERKEIKDILAYLRLIANPFDRISFFRAINCPLRGLGDKFQELFYNRWNEQPFHTFIDCAQELIKTDSVAGVKQAALASFTRTFEEYSIYDGPHKTIESIVAKINYFGYLKNAFDKEDAETKTENIKELIRAAHHFEQIGINTIELFLAEVALMQEKMHKQEETENTVKLMTLHAAKGLEFDTIVLSGLEEGIFPSFRSINDPSCIEEERRLFYVGITRAKERLLLTNARYRNSFGNMTDQLPSRFLDEVPNHLAPTIDTSHWNNIQIQAFFSDWLGNKTSSSVLTFNTLTQNLTEKIKKSSSSKSLKSATFWQKNQTVKHIKFGVGIIKKVEEQGKDKVFITALFKSGIKKIDSSFLSS
- the ffh gene encoding signal recognition particle protein, with protein sequence MFDFLTNKFSSVFSYFTGQKYLSEKNMNDTISKVHDALIEADVPYNVVQKFINEVKQETIGKKVLKSLNAGEQFAKIIHEKLVLFLGGNVQNNFEFKVPSLILVMGLQGSGKTTTIAKLTYYIKQQKKFKNRAVLLASVDFYRPAAIDQLEILSKQVGVQFYRAAAQNSFDAAKEIYKYAQQHKFDLVFLDTAGRMHIDNTMLEELRNIDNSLQPKHKLLVLDAMTGQESLKVAKAFDQAIGFEGVILSKMDSETRAGAAFAFKYELNKPILFLGTGEKVDELQLFRPERIAGRILGMGDVQSLIEHANQKIKKNEQEDMEQAFKKDTLTLSDFAKQLEMMNRLGSFSQLMQYIPGANSKKVSADQMAKAEQEITQFKVIFSSMTLKEQLNHKILNGSRRMRIAKGAGVQVSEVDVLLSRFEQMQQFVKLFKRGKFPNI
- the hflX gene encoding GTPase HflX; the encoded protein is MAKKSTDVHEHPRLLVIGVHAPYNKTNDIDSYYDEFLTLVRTNQVAYTDTIFFKLRTVEPGTFVTKGHLEKIKQICEEKKIDEVLFSEPLTPQQERNLSNYLDVRIFDRTQLILEIFEKAAVSAEGKTQVAIAMLEHQKSRLAGKGKFLAQQSGILGLRGGFGETMKERERRYLDQRIISLKKELKNLEQVRETQRKRRIKSQIPLVCLVGYTNAGKSTILNALTKSDVLAEDKLFATLDTTTRELYINGKKKGLISDTVGFIQLLPPHLIDAFKSTLHELQYADLLLNVVDISDPSWKSHIDVVLQILHELDIDKDMLFVFNKIDKVNISPELIEQMKRYQPHVAVSALNKKGLAPLIDYIDSVL
- the rpsP gene encoding 30S ribosomal protein S16; translated protein: MAVKLRLSRFGKRHAPQYRIVAIDSRRKRDGEFLEDLGTYNPTTHTLVQFHEDRIADWVSKGAIMTESVRRLQKQYRKSQRAE
- the trmD gene encoding tRNA (guanosine(37)-N1)-methyltransferase TrmD, which translates into the protein MNISILSVFPELYNQFLKTSLIARAQEKGLIQVNLESFFSFVEPKERIDAPTFGPGAGMLIRPDVVEKAINKQEEQVGPAFKVFFSPQGQKVNQKVLKQLANILQQKKHVMFIAGRYEGMDARVEEHYADMTLSIGDFVVMGGDLPAMLVLEGFLRLIPQIVGKQESVEQESFYGPFVDYPEYTAPIEWKGLKVPDIVRSGNHAAIEQWRHEKAIKKTVKHHFNWLRNWPLDKQEKIQSKHFIPPHYIVLMHTDVLLPNDEVGTTSVTSMDIHDVARSAATYGIENYFLVTPLLDQQKIVNTLIDFWQKGAGKAYNIHRYQALQLVQMRNNLDEVIEVIRTKEGRDPLIITTSAREVEEKRAISYYDQSKIWQEDRPVLLLFGTGKGLAPQIIERSDYTLIPVEGFSDFNHLSVRSAIAIILDRWMGINIQP